A window from Sus scrofa isolate TJ Tabasco breed Duroc chromosome 2, Sscrofa11.1, whole genome shotgun sequence encodes these proteins:
- the P2RY11 gene encoding P2Y purinoceptor 11, whose translation MCAMAATTSGDKDCPAHFSAAADRILSGFQEDFLWPMLVAEFLVALAGNSLALYRFCTREQRPWHPAVIFSAQLAISDLLYALTLPPLAAYFYPPKHWRYGEVTCRLERFLFTCNLLGSVIFITCISLNRYLGIVHPFFTHSQLQPKHAWAISTAGWVLAALLAAPTLSFSHLKRPKQEGRCTVATPEACIKCLGTADDNQLEAYRVYGLVLLALGCGLPLLLNLAAYGALGRAVRRSHGMTAANKLHVIVLVASGVALYASSYVPYYVTQVLNVYARQRWRALCPGFTSTAQAEKALDWRTYVAYQVTRGLIPLAICIHPLLYMAVVPSLGCCRQHCLGCREGQTPEKAECSSQSLPLNVTATPKTSGPQSPELSP comes from the exons ATGTGCGCCATGGCTGCCACCACCTCAG GTGATAAGGACTGTCCAGCCCACTTCTCAGCGGCTGCTGACCGCATCCTCAGTGGCTTCCAGGAAGACTTTCTGTGGCCCATGCTGGTAGCTGAGTTCCTGGTGGCCCTTGCTGGCAACAGTCTGGCCTTGTACCGCTTCTGCACACGGGAGCAGCGCCCATGGCACCCAGCCGTGATCTTCTCCGCCCAACTGGCCATCAGCGACCTGCTCTATGCCCTGACACTACCCCCGCTGGCTGCCTACTTCTACCCACCCAAACACTGGCGCTATGGGGAGGTCACCTGCCGCCTGGAGCGCTTCCTCTTCACCTGCAACCTGCTGGGTAGCGTCATCTTCATCACCTGCATCAGCCTCAACCGCTATCTGGGCATTGTCCATCCCTTCTTCACCCACAGCCAACTGCAGCCCAAGCACGCCTGGGCCATCAGCACTGCTGGCTGGGTGCTGGCAGCCCTGCTGGCTGCACCCACACTCAGCTTCTCCCACTTGAAGAGGCCGAAGCAGGAAGGCAGGTGCACTGTGGCCACACCGGAGGCCTGCATCAAGTGCCTAGGAACGGCAGATGACAACCAGCTTGAGGCCTACAGAGTCTATGGCCTGGTGCTGCTGGCCCTGGGCTGTGGCCTGCCGCTGCTGCTCAACCTGGCAGCCTATGGCGCCCTGGGGCGGGCCGTGCGGCGTAGCCACGGCATGACAGCGGCCAACAAGCTGCACGTGATAGTGCTGGTAGCCAGTGGTGTGGCCCTCTATGCTAGTTCCTATGTGCCCTACTATGTCACACAGGTGCTCAACGTGTATGCCCGGCAGCGCTGGAGGGCCCTCTGCCCAGGCTTCACAAGCACAGCCCAGGCTGAGAAGGCACTGGACTGGAGGACATATGTGGCCTACCAGGTAACACGGGGCCTCATCCCCCTGGCCATCTGCATCCACCCGCTGCTCTACATGGCGGTGGTGCCCAGCCTGGGCTGTTGCCGCCAACACTGCCTTGGCTGCAGGGAGGGCCAGACCCCGGAGAAGGCCGAGTGCTCCAGCCAATCCCTGCCACTCAATGTCACAGCTACTCCCAAAACCTCAGGGCCCCAGTCCCCTGAGTTGAGCCCATGA
- the EIF3G gene encoding eukaryotic translation initiation factor 3 subunit G — MPTGDFDSKPSWADQVEEEGEDDKCVTSELLKGIPLATGDTSPEPELLPGAPLPPPKEVINGNIKTVTEYKIDEDGKKFKIVRTFRIETRKASKAVARRKNWKKFGNSEFDPPGPNVATTTVSDDVSMTFITSKEDLNCQEEEDPMNKLKGQKIVSCRICKGDHWTTRCPYKDTLGPMQKELAEQLGLSTGEKEKLPGELEPVQATQNKTGKYVPPSLRDGASRRGESMQPNRRADDNATIRVTNLSEDTRETDLQELFRPFGSISRIYLAKDKTTGQSKGFAFISFHRREDAARAIAGVSGFGYDHLILNVEWAKPSTN, encoded by the exons ATGCCTACCGGAGACTTTGA TTCGAAGCCCAGTTGGGCCGaccaggtggaggaggagggagaggacg ACAAATGTGTCACCAGCGAGCTCCTCAAGGGAATCCCTCTGGCCACCGGGGATACCAGCCCGGAGCCTGAACTACTACCGGGAG ctCCACTGCCACCTCCCAAGGAGGTCATCAATGGAAACATCAAGACAGTGACCGAGTACAAGATAGATGAGGACGGCAAGAAATTCAAG ATTGTCCGCACCTTCAGAATTGAGACTCGGAAGGCCTCAAAGGCTGTGGCAAGGAGGAAG AACTGGAAGAAGTTTGGGAACTCAGAGTTCGACCCACCAGGGCCCAATGTGGCCACCACCACGGTCAGTGATGATGTGTCCATGACATTCATCACCAGCAAAGAG GATCTGAACTGCCAGGAAGAGGAGGACCCAATGAACAAGCTCAAGGGCCAGAAGATCGTGTCCTGCCGAATCTGCAAGGGCGACCACTGGACCACCCGCTGCCCCTACAAGGACACACTGGGGCCCATGCAGAAGGAGCTGGCCGAGCAGCTGGGCCTGTCTACTGGCGAGAAGGAGAAGCTGCCTGGAG AGCTGGAGCCTGTGCAGGCCACACAGAACAAGACGGGCAAGTACGTGCCTCCAAGCCTGCGGGACGGGGCCAGCCGCCGCGGGGAGTCCATGCAGCCCAACCGCAGAG CCGATGACAATGCCACCATCCGTGTCACCAACCTGTCTGAGGACACTCGTGAGACCGACCTGCAGGAGCTCTTCCGGCCCTTTGGCTCCATCTCCCGCATCTACCTAGCCAAGGACAAGACCACTGGCCAGTCCAAG ggcttTGCCTTCATTAGCTTCCACCGCCGTGAGGATGCCGCCCGTGCTATTGCTGGGGTGTCTGGCTTCGGTTATGACCACCTCATCCTCAACGTCGAGTGGGCCAA gccGTCAACCAACTAa